In Caproiciproducens sp. NJN-50, the following are encoded in one genomic region:
- a CDS encoding glycosyltransferase family 4 protein, with the protein MISETPMNIAFLSTYPPRECGLATFTQDLVMQLSKIPATSQCRIVAVSDKSFRYDGRVMLELAQNNKDNYRKMAERLNHSGIELLVIEHEYGIYGGKWGEYLLDLVNALKIPFVTTLHTVLPLPNTEQRHILHALGEKGERVITMAHNTVDILKDAYGIEPSKIAVINHGVPDMPMKSRENLKTENKLEKRFVISTFGLLGPGKGLEYGVEAIAKVAKDDPNVLYLILGQTHPAVKKTSGENYRKSLEALVEKLGIADNVRFVNKYLSKEEIIRYLKFSDLYLTPYLDKDQAVSGTLAYAVGCGRVIVSTPYSYANEMLSEGRGLLAKFRDPESIASCIGYVIGHPEEKRRMEQKTLETGKTMLWGHVAQQYKNLFADVLQQHDSLAVTA; encoded by the coding sequence ATGATTTCTGAAACACCGATGAACATAGCCTTTTTAAGCACATATCCCCCAAGGGAATGCGGGCTTGCAACGTTTACGCAGGATCTCGTGATGCAGTTGAGCAAGATCCCTGCGACAAGCCAATGCAGGATCGTCGCCGTCAGCGACAAAAGTTTTCGGTACGACGGCAGGGTCATGCTGGAGCTTGCCCAAAACAACAAAGACAATTATAGAAAAATGGCGGAAAGGCTGAATCATTCGGGGATTGAGCTTTTAGTGATCGAGCACGAGTACGGTATCTATGGCGGCAAATGGGGCGAATATTTGCTCGACTTGGTCAATGCCCTGAAAATTCCATTTGTGACGACGCTGCATACCGTGCTCCCGCTGCCGAACACGGAACAGCGGCATATCCTGCATGCCCTTGGAGAAAAGGGAGAAAGAGTCATTACCATGGCGCATAACACGGTGGACATTTTAAAGGATGCTTACGGCATTGAGCCATCCAAAATAGCAGTCATCAACCACGGCGTACCCGATATGCCGATGAAATCCAGAGAAAATCTGAAAACGGAGAACAAACTGGAAAAGCGGTTTGTAATCAGCACGTTCGGGCTTCTAGGACCGGGAAAAGGTCTGGAATACGGGGTGGAGGCCATCGCAAAGGTGGCAAAGGACGATCCGAACGTACTCTATCTCATCCTGGGGCAGACCCATCCCGCGGTCAAAAAGACGTCCGGGGAGAATTATCGGAAATCCCTGGAGGCGCTGGTAGAAAAGCTTGGCATCGCAGACAATGTCCGGTTTGTAAACAAGTATCTCTCAAAAGAGGAGATCATCCGCTATCTGAAGTTCTCCGATCTTTATCTGACCCCCTATCTCGACAAAGATCAGGCGGTGAGTGGGACGCTGGCCTACGCCGTCGGGTGCGGCCGCGTCATTGTTTCAACGCCCTACAGCTACGCAAATGAAATGCTGTCGGAGGGGAGGGGGCTGCTTGCAAAATTCAGGGACCCGGAATCGATTGCAAGCTGCATCGGATATGTGATCGGCCATCCGGAGGAAAAGAGACGGATGGAACAGAAGACATTGGAAACCGGCAAGACGATGCTGTGGGGGCATGTGGCGCAGCAATATAAAAACCTGTTTGCCGACGTCCTGCAGCAACATGACAGCTTGGCGGTCACCGCATGA
- a CDS encoding sugar phosphate nucleotidyltransferase translates to MKALFLAGGMGTRLKPLTDEIPKPMVPIMNRPLLERNMENLKKCGIREIVISTCYKSRYIREYFGDGSKFGLKIEYICEDLPLGTGGAIKKAGDLFDDTFLVFNADILCSMDFMELVTFHQSRSAAVTIAVTQVDNPSAYGVIEQDENGYATSFTEKPRAEEIRSNYINAGVYVMEPEVLRGIPEGRPVSVERETFPALLRSGSKVAVYKSGSYWMDIGTPEKYLQTHEDIMAGKCLIENLDFNNQSVIKDGKSMIDSTAKIIGPVYIGNHVKIGAYTTIGPDAVIGDHVWVHTGGSVADSILWDNVDIGTYAKLKGAVVASNCNVKDGTIHSDTAFTVSESVGW, encoded by the coding sequence ATGAAAGCATTATTTTTAGCGGGAGGAATGGGAACGAGGCTGAAGCCTTTAACCGATGAGATCCCCAAACCGATGGTTCCAATTATGAACAGGCCTTTGCTTGAGCGGAACATGGAGAATCTCAAAAAGTGCGGAATCCGTGAAATCGTGATCAGCACCTGTTACAAGTCCCGGTATATCAGGGAATATTTTGGCGACGGAAGTAAATTCGGATTAAAAATAGAGTATATCTGCGAGGACCTCCCGCTGGGAACGGGCGGCGCCATCAAGAAAGCCGGGGATTTGTTTGACGACACGTTTTTAGTGTTCAATGCAGATATCCTTTGTAGCATGGATTTTATGGAGCTTGTGACATTTCATCAGTCAAGATCCGCTGCTGTGACGATCGCCGTCACCCAGGTGGACAATCCCTCTGCCTATGGCGTGATTGAACAGGATGAGAACGGCTATGCCACATCTTTTACCGAGAAGCCGAGGGCGGAGGAAATCAGATCTAATTACATCAACGCTGGAGTTTATGTGATGGAGCCCGAAGTGCTCAGGGGGATTCCGGAAGGCCGCCCGGTATCGGTGGAACGGGAGACTTTCCCCGCGCTTTTGCGAAGCGGAAGCAAGGTGGCTGTTTATAAAAGCGGCTCTTACTGGATGGATATTGGCACGCCTGAAAAATATCTGCAGACGCACGAAGACATCATGGCCGGGAAATGCCTGATAGAAAACCTGGATTTCAACAACCAAAGCGTAATCAAAGACGGCAAATCCATGATAGACTCCACCGCCAAGATCATCGGTCCCGTTTATATCGGCAATCATGTCAAAATCGGGGCGTACACCACAATCGGGCCGGATGCGGTGATCGGGGATCATGTCTGGGTCCACACGGGCGGCAGCGTGGCTGACAGCATCCTCTGGGACAACGTGGATATAGGAACTTACGCAAAATTAAAAGGCGCAGTCGTTGCTTCGAACTGTAACGTCAAGGATGGTACCATTCACAGTGATACGGCTTTCACCGTGAGTGAAAGCGTCGGGTGGTAA
- a CDS encoding glycosidase — MQHFVTRLKSYDNTYQDLFVRYPSNPILSAKDWPYPANTVFNPAVTSFQNKILLLARVEDRRGFSHFTKAVSESGIVNWMIDKQPTFEADPENHPEEAWGVEDPRITRLEELDRWGITYTAFSKSGPMVSLALTKDFAEFERMGPLLPPEDKDAALFPRRINGKWILIHRPIMVSGEPGMHIWASSSKDLKHWGDHKVLIPARAGAWWDANKVGLSAQPLETPDGWLILYHGMRQTAAGAIYRLGLALLDRENPFRILRRSDEWIFGPQTTYEKEGDVGGAVFPCGWLLDPATEKVRMYYGAADTCIALATADLSDLLQYIESCPEVK; from the coding sequence TTGCAACATTTTGTAACCAGGCTGAAAAGCTACGACAATACATATCAGGACTTATTTGTCCGTTACCCGTCCAATCCGATTTTATCAGCCAAGGATTGGCCGTATCCGGCCAATACGGTATTCAATCCGGCGGTTACATCTTTTCAAAATAAGATATTGCTGCTTGCGCGTGTGGAGGACCGGAGAGGTTTTTCCCATTTTACGAAAGCGGTCAGTGAAAGCGGCATCGTCAACTGGATGATCGACAAGCAGCCGACTTTCGAGGCGGACCCGGAGAACCATCCCGAGGAAGCTTGGGGTGTTGAGGATCCACGGATTACGCGGCTTGAGGAATTAGACAGATGGGGAATTACCTATACCGCGTTTTCAAAATCCGGGCCAATGGTTTCTCTCGCGCTGACGAAAGACTTTGCTGAATTTGAGAGAATGGGCCCTCTCCTGCCCCCTGAGGATAAAGATGCCGCTTTATTCCCAAGAAGGATAAACGGAAAATGGATTCTGATTCACAGACCGATTATGGTAAGCGGGGAACCGGGGATGCATATCTGGGCGTCGAGTTCAAAGGACCTGAAACATTGGGGAGACCACAAGGTGCTGATTCCTGCGCGCGCAGGTGCCTGGTGGGATGCCAATAAGGTCGGACTAAGCGCACAGCCGCTTGAAACCCCGGATGGCTGGCTGATTCTGTATCATGGCATGAGGCAGACTGCCGCAGGGGCCATCTACCGCTTGGGCCTGGCGCTCCTTGACCGGGAAAACCCTTTTCGGATTCTGCGAAGAAGCGACGAGTGGATCTTCGGGCCGCAGACGACTTATGAGAAAGAGGGAGACGTGGGCGGAGCGGTATTTCCCTGCGGATGGCTGCTGGACCCGGCTACGGAAAAAGTCAGGATGTATTACGGCGCCGCAGATACCTGCATCGCTCTTGCCACAGCGGATTTGAGCGATTTGCTTCAGTATATCGAATCCTGTCCGGAAGTGAAATAG
- a CDS encoding DUF6320 domain-containing protein, with protein sequence MLYCKNCRVRLPGSYRRCPLCQGDLSGEADENGNVFPTIPLHTDAEHALMVWLSFCSIAAAAVCTAVNLVLPSGGWWFLFVIGGIGSFWISLILVLKKRKNIPKTILWQVGVLSILAYVWDRFTGFQGWSLNYVLPILCTSAMVAMSVIARARKLDIQSYIFYLIIDCVFGILSFILLVMGKVAVMIPSAICFASTIIFLAALLLFEGKALFAEIQRRFHL encoded by the coding sequence ATGCTGTACTGTAAGAACTGCAGGGTCCGTTTACCGGGAAGCTATCGGCGCTGCCCCCTGTGTCAGGGCGACCTTTCAGGGGAAGCGGATGAAAACGGGAACGTATTTCCAACGATCCCGCTGCATACGGACGCCGAGCATGCGCTGATGGTTTGGCTGTCATTTTGCTCAATCGCCGCGGCGGCGGTCTGTACGGCAGTCAATCTGGTCCTTCCGTCCGGCGGGTGGTGGTTTCTGTTTGTGATCGGCGGGATCGGCAGCTTCTGGATCTCCCTCATACTGGTGCTGAAAAAAAGAAAAAATATTCCGAAAACCATTTTATGGCAGGTAGGCGTGCTTTCCATTTTGGCTTACGTCTGGGACCGGTTCACAGGTTTTCAGGGCTGGTCGCTGAACTATGTGCTTCCCATCCTTTGCACCAGCGCCATGGTGGCAATGTCTGTGATTGCGAGAGCCAGAAAGCTCGATATTCAGAGCTATATTTTCTATCTGATCATCGACTGTGTGTTCGGCATTTTATCTTTTATTTTATTGGTGATGGGAAAGGTCGCGGTGATGATTCCGTCCGCGATCTGTTTTGCTTCGACCATAATTTTTTTGGCCGCATTATTGCTTTTTGAGGGAAAGGCCCTGTTCGCGGAGATCCAACGAAGATTTCATTTATAG
- a CDS encoding alpha/beta hydrolase yields MNKAMRAALKAITALEADVKKSYKAERQAELLLARLRGRPTDYQMWDQKIMCGDHNVPVRMFRPAGAGPFPVLLFFHGGGWVTGGIENYTGVCADLAKATGHTVASVDYHLAPEYRFPAAPEDCYAVAREFFMGHILPVRQENITLIGDSAGGNLAAAVSLMARDRGEFIPRRQILLYPATFNDYGDSSPFPSVKENGTKYLLTSRRVQSFMELYSGSEDDFGNPYFAPLLSRDFSRQPRTLIISAEFCPLRDEGECYGKKLRDAGNEVEIYRMKDALHAFLMLPSRFVHVKRAYQVINEFLAKRDI; encoded by the coding sequence ATCAATAAGGCGATGCGCGCGGCGTTAAAGGCAATTACGGCGTTGGAAGCCGATGTGAAGAAAAGCTATAAGGCTGAGCGTCAGGCTGAACTTCTCTTGGCGAGGCTGCGGGGCAGACCAACTGATTATCAGATGTGGGACCAAAAGATCATGTGCGGAGATCATAATGTCCCCGTGCGCATGTTCCGGCCGGCAGGCGCCGGCCCTTTCCCCGTCCTCTTGTTTTTTCATGGAGGCGGATGGGTCACCGGGGGAATCGAGAACTACACGGGCGTGTGCGCTGATCTCGCAAAAGCGACGGGGCACACGGTTGCCTCCGTGGATTATCATCTAGCGCCGGAATACCGGTTCCCCGCCGCACCGGAAGACTGCTATGCCGTTGCAAGAGAATTTTTTATGGGGCATATCCTTCCTGTCAGGCAGGAGAATATTACCTTGATAGGCGACAGCGCCGGGGGCAATCTGGCCGCGGCGGTTTCCTTGATGGCGAGAGACAGGGGGGAATTTATTCCCCGGCGGCAGATTCTGTTATACCCCGCCACCTTTAACGATTACGGCGACAGTTCCCCGTTTCCCTCGGTGAAAGAGAATGGAACAAAGTATCTGCTCACTTCCAGACGGGTTCAGAGCTTCATGGAATTATACAGCGGATCGGAAGATGATTTCGGTAATCCGTATTTTGCCCCTCTGTTGTCCCGTGATTTTTCGCGCCAGCCCCGCACGCTGATTATTTCAGCGGAGTTTTGCCCCTTGCGGGACGAAGGTGAATGTTACGGAAAAAAGCTGCGCGATGCCGGAAACGAGGTCGAGATCTACCGGATGAAGGACGCCCTGCACGCTTTCCTCATGCTTCCGTCTCGTTTTGTCCATGTAAAACGGGCCTATCAGGTGATCAATGAATTTTTAGCCAAGAGGGATATCTGA
- a CDS encoding DbpA RNA binding domain-containing protein, with product MEEASVPDIEEIQKRHLKKFRGTIKQFMDKNSGSEWTSFIDELEQNGYEAKRIAAALCKLLYDKSRKTGALKNVRKIEPTSPEEGKVRLKIDIGTDNKIIPDFIIGTIVETTGLPVVAVGKIDLYRERSIVEMEPNDADLVLKKMNGYRMKQRVVHIAALKTKGLGHRDHAYPSGSKRRIDSRNRYGAGSAHKYNRSRSK from the coding sequence ATGGAAGAAGCCTCTGTGCCCGATATTGAGGAGATTCAGAAACGGCATCTTAAAAAATTCAGAGGAACCATCAAACAGTTTATGGATAAAAACAGCGGCTCCGAGTGGACATCGTTTATCGACGAGCTGGAACAGAACGGATATGAAGCAAAACGGATCGCAGCGGCTCTCTGCAAACTGCTCTATGATAAAAGCAGAAAAACCGGCGCCTTAAAAAATGTCCGAAAAATTGAGCCGACTTCCCCTGAAGAGGGAAAAGTCAGGTTAAAAATCGACATCGGCACCGACAACAAAATAATACCTGATTTTATCATCGGCACCATCGTCGAGACAACCGGATTGCCAGTGGTCGCAGTCGGAAAAATCGATCTTTACAGGGAGCGTTCCATTGTTGAAATGGAACCGAATGACGCGGATTTAGTCTTGAAAAAAATGAACGGATACCGAATGAAACAGCGCGTCGTACACATTGCTGCATTGAAAACGAAAGGATTGGGCCACAGAGATCATGCGTATCCGTCTGGTTCTAAACGGCGCATTGACAGCAGAAATCGTTATGGGGCCGGTTCGGCGCATAAATATAACCGCAGCAGAAGCAAATGA
- a CDS encoding cold-shock protein — protein sequence MNNGTVKWFNETKGFGFISNDDGSGDVFFHFSAVQSAGYKTLAEGQKVSYDIETDPKDSSKMRAVNVRVA from the coding sequence ATGAACAACGGTACAGTAAAATGGTTTAACGAAACAAAAGGATTTGGCTTCATTTCCAACGACGACGGCAGCGGAGACGTGTTTTTCCATTTTTCCGCCGTCCAGTCTGCTGGGTATAAAACTCTTGCAGAAGGCCAAAAAGTTTCTTATGACATTGAGACTGATCCAAAAGACAGCAGCAAAATGCGTGCCGTCAATGTTCGTGTCGCATAA
- a CDS encoding zinc-ribbon domain containing protein — MYTDKTLVCKDCGQEFVFTASEQEFFAEKGFMNEPQRCKSCRDTRKNSKERSGGSREMFDAVCASCGKPCKVPFQPRDGRPVYCSDCFAKNRR; from the coding sequence ATGTACACAGACAAAACGTTAGTTTGCAAAGATTGTGGTCAGGAATTTGTATTTACTGCCAGCGAGCAGGAGTTTTTCGCTGAAAAAGGCTTTATGAATGAACCGCAGCGATGCAAATCCTGCCGAGACACACGGAAAAACTCCAAAGAAAGATCCGGCGGCAGCCGTGAGATGTTCGATGCGGTTTGCGCTTCTTGCGGCAAGCCGTGCAAGGTTCCTTTTCAGCCGAGAGATGGTCGCCCGGTATACTGCAGCGATTGCTTCGCGAAAAACAGAAGATAA
- a CDS encoding SNF2-related protein: protein MARPFSSADAKRLIDEHNRIKSQLSAAVTSAEQYRSEILTSSEALVAQEVLSVLKDIPIEEINRDKKGFRVKALRDYGYCSIADISTASVYTIASVHGISEDTAYSIKHIVGDIVSKARQGVKIKLSTDSKTAAATKLVTSIFKYNHALPLTENCRQILNTNIRKINNALADISPSTNGVKWFFTSSINKQKATEAFNFLGQLLSSEYGKSASETLVAIDAINRSTNTEAWQDFSNNSIYFFNILEDINPGILGTDDAVYGLPEDLAREIQEECFFPDGLLCELRRYQEWGVKYILHQEQVLLGDEMGLGKTIQAIAAMVSLRNIGATHFVVVCPASVITNWCREIRKMSKLSVTKVHGAGRTAALRSWINDGGVAVTTYETTGYFKVDANFKFTLLVVDEAHYIKNPEARRTVNVRNLSSHASRTLFMTGTALENKVDEMIALIKMLQPRIAAQIQGMAFMSAAPQFREKVAPVYYRRKRVDVLTELPELIESKEWCTLLPNEEQLYEQAVLGKHYADARRVSWNVDDLHNSSKAKRLLEIIEEAEAEERKVIVFSFFLDTIRKITLLLGNKCLNPINGSVTPQRRQEIIDEFDSAPAGTVLAAQIQSGGTGLNIQAASVIVICEPQFKPSIENQAISRAYRMGQTRNVLVYRLLCENTVDEKIMSTLENKQAIFDAFADKSVAASQSIDMDDKTFGDIIKEEINRINAKYGKSNTDEKTGTEGVS, encoded by the coding sequence ATGGCAAGACCGTTTAGTTCAGCCGATGCGAAACGGCTTATTGATGAGCACAACAGAATAAAGAGCCAACTTTCAGCCGCTGTGACATCCGCAGAACAATATCGGTCTGAGATACTAACTTCATCTGAGGCACTTGTAGCACAAGAAGTTCTCTCTGTTTTGAAAGATATCCCCATTGAGGAAATTAACAGAGATAAAAAAGGGTTCCGCGTCAAAGCATTACGGGACTACGGATACTGCTCCATAGCGGACATTTCCACGGCCTCCGTATATACAATAGCCTCTGTTCATGGAATAAGCGAAGATACGGCTTATTCCATAAAGCATATTGTCGGTGATATTGTTTCAAAAGCTCGTCAAGGTGTAAAAATTAAACTGAGTACAGATAGCAAAACCGCCGCAGCTACCAAACTGGTAACGTCAATTTTCAAATATAACCACGCTTTGCCGCTCACGGAGAATTGTCGACAAATTCTAAATACTAACATCCGTAAAATCAACAACGCACTGGCTGATATTTCGCCATCGACAAATGGGGTAAAATGGTTTTTTACATCAAGTATCAACAAGCAAAAAGCTACCGAGGCATTTAATTTCCTTGGACAACTATTATCATCTGAATATGGCAAGTCAGCATCAGAAACATTGGTTGCTATTGATGCTATTAACAGAAGCACAAACACTGAAGCGTGGCAAGATTTTTCCAATAACTCCATTTACTTTTTTAATATTTTAGAGGATATTAACCCCGGTATTCTTGGCACAGATGATGCTGTTTATGGCCTGCCGGAGGACTTAGCACGCGAAATCCAGGAGGAATGCTTCTTTCCTGATGGGCTGCTCTGCGAGTTGCGACGCTATCAAGAATGGGGCGTCAAATACATACTGCATCAAGAGCAGGTCCTTCTCGGTGATGAAATGGGACTCGGCAAAACGATTCAGGCGATAGCGGCAATGGTTTCCTTGCGAAACATAGGAGCAACGCACTTTGTGGTCGTCTGCCCTGCAAGCGTGATTACAAACTGGTGCCGTGAAATTCGTAAAATGAGCAAATTAAGTGTTACAAAAGTACATGGCGCAGGACGAACTGCAGCACTGCGTTCTTGGATAAACGATGGTGGTGTTGCTGTTACTACCTATGAAACAACAGGCTATTTTAAGGTTGATGCTAATTTCAAGTTCACACTTCTGGTAGTGGATGAAGCCCACTATATCAAAAACCCAGAAGCGCGAAGAACAGTAAATGTCAGGAATTTAAGCAGCCATGCCTCCCGCACCCTATTCATGACCGGTACCGCATTAGAAAATAAAGTTGATGAAATGATTGCGCTAATAAAGATGCTCCAACCTCGAATTGCTGCTCAAATTCAAGGAATGGCTTTTATGTCTGCTGCGCCGCAGTTCAGAGAAAAGGTCGCGCCGGTGTATTACAGACGAAAACGTGTAGATGTCCTAACGGAATTGCCGGAACTCATCGAAAGCAAAGAATGGTGTACGCTCTTGCCAAACGAAGAGCAGCTATATGAACAAGCAGTCCTCGGAAAGCACTATGCTGATGCACGACGGGTATCTTGGAATGTTGATGACCTACATAATTCCTCGAAAGCCAAACGCTTGCTGGAAATCATTGAAGAAGCTGAGGCGGAGGAGCGGAAAGTAATTGTCTTTTCTTTCTTCTTGGATACCATTCGAAAAATTACATTACTACTCGGAAATAAGTGCTTGAACCCCATAAATGGCTCCGTTACCCCTCAACGCCGGCAGGAAATAATTGATGAATTTGACAGTGCTCCCGCTGGAACTGTTCTCGCTGCTCAAATTCAATCTGGCGGTACCGGCTTGAATATTCAGGCAGCAAGTGTGATTGTAATTTGCGAGCCGCAATTTAAGCCATCAATAGAAAATCAAGCTATCTCGCGAGCATATCGCATGGGACAAACACGTAATGTATTGGTTTATCGCCTTCTCTGTGAAAACACAGTGGATGAAAAAATAATGTCAACATTGGAAAACAAGCAAGCGATATTTGACGCATTTGCAGATAAGTCCGTTGCAGCAAGCCAAAGCATTGACATGGACGACAAAACTTTTGGTGATATCATCAAAGAAGAAATCAACCGTATTAATGCTAAATATGGAAAAAGCAACACAGATGAGAAGACAGGCACAGAGGGCGTATCCTAA
- a CDS encoding recombinase family protein encodes MLTILASYAQEESLSASENQKWRIRRAFENGELINLRFLFGYRISKAGIEIDEQTAPIVCEIFQRVIAGESFSSISRDLNERGVTCALGGKWCAQRIKETVSNEKYIGNALLQKTFRNNHLEKKQLPNNGELPMFYAEETHPAIIDKDTFEAAQVAVKMKREATKNRPRPQKSEFTGKIYCPFCGKNYKRNTSNGSVGWNCSTYLSEGKSHCHGKKIPETTLQAVCADVLGLKEYNSTVFNAQIDRIEVPEDNHLRFVFKAGTVAERVWADRSRRESWTAEMRQAAAEKTRQRRKKQCQK; translated from the coding sequence TTGCTTACCATCCTTGCATCCTATGCACAAGAGGAGAGCCTTTCTGCCAGCGAAAATCAAAAATGGCGCATTCGAAGAGCCTTTGAAAACGGCGAGCTCATCAACCTGCGTTTCCTTTTCGGCTATCGTATCTCGAAGGCGGGAATTGAAATTGATGAACAGACGGCCCCAATCGTTTGTGAAATTTTCCAGCGGGTCATCGCTGGTGAAAGCTTCAGCTCCATCAGCAGGGACTTAAACGAGCGCGGTGTTACCTGCGCTCTTGGCGGCAAGTGGTGTGCACAGCGCATTAAAGAAACGGTCAGCAATGAGAAATACATCGGCAACGCACTGCTCCAAAAAACCTTTCGAAATAACCACTTGGAAAAAAAGCAGCTTCCGAACAACGGTGAACTACCGATGTTTTATGCTGAGGAAACGCATCCAGCAATTATTGACAAAGATACCTTTGAAGCGGCGCAGGTTGCTGTGAAAATGAAGCGGGAAGCAACAAAAAACAGACCGCGCCCACAAAAGAGTGAATTCACAGGAAAAATCTACTGCCCATTCTGCGGTAAGAACTACAAGCGGAACACGAGCAATGGCTCGGTCGGATGGAATTGTTCAACTTATCTATCGGAGGGCAAATCCCACTGCCACGGAAAGAAAATCCCTGAAACCACGCTTCAAGCGGTTTGTGCCGATGTGCTCGGCTTAAAAGAATACAATTCGACAGTTTTCAACGCACAGATTGACCGCATTGAGGTGCCAGAAGACAATCACCTGCGCTTCGTTTTCAAAGCGGGAACCGTCGCCGAGCGTGTCTGGGCTGACCGTTCTCGGCGAGAGAGCTGGACGGCAGAGATGCGGCAAGCTGCCGCCGAAAAAACGCGCCAAAGGAGGAAAAAACAATGCCAAAAGTAG
- a CDS encoding recombinase family protein — protein MPKVVTMIPATKNKFTTLPTASIAKRRTAGYARVSTDSEEQQTSYEAQVDYYTKYIQSRDDWEFVKVYTDEGISATNTKHRDGFKEMVRDALDGKIDLIITKSVSRFARNTVDSLTTVRKLKEHGVEIYFEKENIFTFDSKGELLITIMSSLAQEESRSISENVTWGQRKRFADGKVSMPYKQFLGYEKGEDGTPVVNEEEAAIVRLIYKLFLEGKTPAGVCRYLDAQGIPTPSGKKKWSQTTVGSILSNEKYKGDALLQKKFTVDFLMKKMKPNEGEVPQYYVEHSHEAIINPTEWDMVQAEIARRKALGRVYSGNSVFSSKLVCGDCGSFFGQKVWHSTDVYRKVIWRCNSKFKGQKKCATPHLDAETIQQKFLIAYNRLMEDRSGIIEDCELMRQSLSDCSALDREIEQLTEEITVVAEMVKACVKENASAALSQEDYNKKYNSLVKRYEKATKRVDELCAERTRKQDRDRELRLFIESIKEQPLILESWDERLWIALLNKTTVFHDGRMVFEFKNGAEIEVGL, from the coding sequence ATGCCAAAAGTAGTGACAATGATACCTGCCACGAAAAACAAATTTACAACCTTGCCTACCGCATCTATAGCGAAGCGCCGTACCGCTGGTTATGCTCGTGTTTCTACGGATAGCGAGGAGCAGCAGACAAGCTACGAAGCGCAGGTCGACTATTATACAAAGTACATTCAGTCCCGCGATGATTGGGAGTTTGTCAAGGTTTACACCGACGAAGGAATCAGCGCAACGAACACGAAGCACCGTGATGGCTTTAAGGAGATGGTGCGGGATGCCCTTGATGGCAAAATTGATCTTATTATAACAAAGTCCGTCAGCCGCTTTGCCCGAAACACTGTGGACAGTCTCACAACCGTCCGCAAGTTGAAGGAGCACGGTGTGGAGATTTATTTCGAGAAGGAGAACATTTTCACTTTTGACAGCAAAGGCGAGCTGCTCATTACGATTATGTCCTCGCTGGCTCAGGAAGAGAGCCGCTCAATTTCTGAGAATGTCACATGGGGACAACGCAAGCGTTTTGCAGATGGAAAAGTCAGTATGCCGTATAAGCAGTTTCTCGGTTACGAAAAGGGTGAGGATGGCACTCCCGTCGTGAATGAGGAAGAAGCCGCCATTGTCCGACTGATATACAAACTTTTTCTTGAGGGTAAAACCCCTGCAGGTGTTTGCAGGTACCTTGATGCGCAGGGCATTCCCACGCCGTCCGGCAAAAAGAAATGGAGTCAGACAACAGTAGGCAGCATCCTCTCAAATGAGAAATACAAGGGCGATGCGCTCCTACAGAAAAAGTTCACCGTCGACTTCCTGATGAAAAAGATGAAGCCCAACGAGGGCGAAGTTCCGCAATACTATGTTGAGCACAGTCACGAAGCTATCATTAACCCTACAGAATGGGATATGGTACAGGCGGAGATTGCTCGGCGCAAGGCGCTTGGCAGAGTGTACAGCGGTAACAGCGTGTTTTCGTCCAAGCTGGTCTGCGGAGACTGCGGTAGCTTCTTCGGACAGAAGGTATGGCATTCCACAGATGTATACCGTAAGGTGATATGGCGCTGCAACAGCAAATTCAAGGGCCAAAAGAAATGTGCCACGCCACACCTTGACGCAGAAACCATACAGCAGAAGTTCCTGATAGCCTATAACCGCCTGATGGAAGACAGGAGCGGAATCATTGAGGACTGCGAGCTGATGCGTCAGTCGCTTTCGGATTGTTCGGCTCTGGATAGGGAAATCGAACAGCTGACGGAGGAAATCACGGTTGTCGCAGAGATGGTAAAAGCCTGTGTAAAAGAAAACGCTTCTGCGGCGCTATCACAAGAGGACTACAACAAAAAATACAATTCGCTCGTGAAGCGGTATGAAAAGGCAACGAAACGGGTTGATGAGCTCTGCGCGGAGCGTACACGCAAGCAAGACCGTGACCGCGAGCTCCGGCTATTCATTGAGTCCATAAAGGAACAGCCTCTCATTCTCGAAAGCTGGGACGAAAGGCTGTGGATTGCACTGCTCAATAAGACTACGGTTTTCCACGACGGCAGGATGGTATTCGAGTTCAAAAACGGAGCAGAGATTGAGGTTGGGCTGTAA